The Acidobacteriota bacterium DNA segment TCGAAGCATCTGACGCCATGGTCAAAGCGGCGAACGTGGTTCTGGTCGGCAAAGAATATGTCGGCGCCGGATACGTGACGGTTTTTGTCCGTGGCGATGTCGGCGCTGTCAAAGCGGCCACCGATGCCGGAGCCGCCGCCGCGCGCCGGGTTGGCGAACTGATTAGCGTCCACGTCATTCCGCGACCGCACGCCGAAGTTGAGCGGGCGTTTGAGGATATGGGCTGGGGACTGACCAAACATCTCGAAGGGAACAATCCCAAAGAGTTGACTGACGGG contains these protein-coding regions:
- a CDS encoding BMC domain-containing protein yields the protein MSYEALGMIETKGFIGAVEASDAMVKAANVVLVGKEYVGAGYVTVFVRGDVGAVKAATDAGAAAARRVGELISVHVIPRPHAEVERAFEDMGWGLTKHLEGNNPKELTDGGGGKRALPSSKEDTKKS